The proteins below are encoded in one region of Sulfolobus sp. A20:
- a CDS encoding M1 family aminopeptidase, whose product MDFVPQREQMRLGKNFILKDYKMVYPERLKFKVNHYNFFLFVDVDSQRIEGSAKINVTSWGPVKLDAIHFNISSVKVNDKPYEYKYDGKNITLDVQGDNLIEINYSVQKPKTFKFLKKEDIIEACNVGEVMSAPHWIPVIDYPGMKATSEKVIKVKKPLIAVSNGVLVKRWEEGEYNYFHWLMDKPHSAYLNSVAVGNFSIFEEEFDGISLQYYLPKGYEKFLWNLSKTKDAISFFSSYTGVKYPYNKYAQIVLLSMRGGMEYITSTHLTYQTLHDEIAEMDYSSDSLMSHELAHQWFGDLVTTKHWSNIWLNEGFATYFQALYYLHSRGENEFIYEMYMKLKDYLEEYKKYSRPIVIGYYKWGEELFDRHTYPKGALVLHTLRSYLGDSKFKLGIKNYLEKYKFSSVDTEDFRKAMEEVANEDLTWFFDQYVYTAGHPIVNVHYDGKRIKIEQTGDIKYDMFLEVRVMKRDGSEKILTIEGEGEVEEEGEYVCLDPKFKWFKVTNDMQGEEMLIKESRDKDIMCKINAINGLTRFTSVKALSALGELLKDEFWGVKYESAMALGKIGNEEALKYLTSIRVEPSKARRGVVKALGEFKYSQESGEFLANLLKDEKSYYVKADAIISLGKIGLTRFKELIKSYFEEPSHNHVISSAVIESLSYFADDDSFNFVLEKGIRSEVATIRATAVKHLWRFKDPRVREILRVMIKDESSEVRSAVVNSLSELKEKDLLIQIANNEDEDGRIRAAALRAIESEK is encoded by the coding sequence ATGGACTTTGTTCCACAAAGGGAGCAAATGAGACTTGGTAAGAACTTTATCCTAAAGGACTATAAAATGGTGTATCCAGAGAGGTTAAAGTTTAAGGTAAATCACTACAATTTCTTCCTTTTCGTGGACGTAGACTCTCAAAGAATTGAGGGGTCAGCCAAGATAAATGTGACTTCATGGGGACCGGTAAAACTTGACGCAATTCACTTTAACATCTCTTCAGTTAAAGTAAATGATAAGCCTTATGAATATAAATATGACGGTAAAAATATCACTTTAGACGTACAAGGGGATAACTTAATCGAGATAAATTACTCAGTACAAAAGCCTAAGACTTTTAAGTTCCTCAAAAAAGAAGATATTATAGAGGCTTGTAATGTAGGGGAAGTAATGAGTGCTCCCCATTGGATTCCAGTAATAGATTACCCTGGCATGAAGGCTACATCAGAGAAGGTAATAAAGGTAAAGAAGCCTTTGATAGCTGTGTCAAATGGTGTTTTAGTTAAGAGGTGGGAGGAGGGTGAGTATAACTACTTCCACTGGTTAATGGATAAACCGCATTCAGCATACCTCAACAGTGTTGCCGTCGGTAACTTCTCAATCTTTGAGGAGGAATTTGACGGTATTTCACTTCAATACTATTTACCTAAAGGATATGAGAAGTTCTTATGGAACCTCTCTAAAACAAAAGACGCGATCTCTTTCTTTTCCTCATATACTGGTGTGAAATATCCTTATAACAAATACGCACAGATAGTTCTCCTCTCAATGAGGGGAGGAATGGAGTATATCACTTCTACGCACTTAACATATCAAACTCTTCATGACGAAATAGCTGAAATGGACTACTCTAGTGACAGTTTAATGTCGCATGAGTTAGCCCACCAATGGTTTGGCGATTTAGTGACTACGAAGCACTGGTCAAATATTTGGCTTAATGAAGGCTTTGCCACGTATTTCCAAGCTTTATATTACCTCCACTCTAGGGGAGAAAACGAGTTCATTTACGAGATGTACATGAAGTTAAAGGACTATTTGGAGGAGTATAAGAAGTATTCAAGACCAATAGTTATAGGCTATTATAAGTGGGGAGAAGAGCTTTTTGATAGGCATACTTATCCTAAAGGTGCCCTAGTTCTCCACACCCTAAGAAGCTACCTAGGTGACAGCAAGTTTAAACTGGGGATAAAGAACTATTTAGAAAAATACAAGTTCTCCTCAGTGGATACTGAGGACTTCAGAAAGGCAATGGAAGAGGTGGCAAATGAGGACTTAACGTGGTTCTTTGACCAGTACGTTTATACTGCAGGTCATCCAATAGTTAACGTTCATTATGACGGTAAGAGGATCAAGATAGAACAAACTGGCGATATAAAGTACGACATGTTTCTAGAGGTTAGGGTTATGAAGAGGGATGGAAGTGAAAAAATTTTAACGATAGAAGGAGAGGGAGAAGTTGAGGAAGAGGGTGAATACGTATGCCTAGACCCCAAGTTTAAGTGGTTTAAAGTAACAAATGATATGCAGGGTGAGGAGATGCTGATAAAGGAGAGTAGGGACAAGGATATAATGTGTAAAATAAATGCGATAAACGGTTTGACTAGGTTTACAAGCGTCAAGGCATTATCAGCATTAGGTGAGTTACTAAAGGATGAGTTTTGGGGAGTTAAGTATGAGTCAGCCATGGCTTTAGGTAAGATTGGTAATGAAGAAGCTTTAAAATACTTAACTTCAATAAGGGTAGAACCATCAAAGGCTAGAAGAGGAGTAGTTAAAGCGTTAGGTGAGTTTAAGTATAGTCAAGAGAGTGGAGAGTTCTTAGCTAACCTTCTCAAGGACGAGAAGAGTTATTACGTTAAAGCTGATGCAATAATCTCTCTTGGAAAGATTGGTTTGACTCGATTTAAAGAATTAATTAAGTCTTACTTTGAGGAGCCAAGTCATAATCATGTTATATCCTCAGCTGTCATTGAGTCACTATCGTACTTTGCTGACGATGACTCCTTTAACTTTGTCTTAGAGAAGGGTATAAGGAGTGAGGTAGCAACAATTAGGGCTACTGCAGTTAAGCATTTATGGAGGTTTAAGGATCCTAGGGTTAGGGAGATATTGAGGGTTATGATAAAGGATGAGAGCTCAGAAGTTAGATCGGCTGTGGTAAACTCTCTCAGCGAATTAAAAGAGAAGGACTTACTTATCCAGATAGCGAATAATGAGGATGAGGACGGGAGGATTAGAGCTGCAGCCTTAAGAGCTATTGAGAGTGAAAAATGA